From a single Leishmania major strain Friedlin complete genome, chromosome 27 genomic region:
- a CDS encoding putative reductase (previous protein_id=AAZ09819.1), with translation MRFAVSCVAGAVGAWVWRRPSGQDAECYQGIQNAITFRNPQRQGRVFSQRYEPYQLGEIIPITADVALFRFLLHNSEDEFNLRPCSTLQACYKYGVQPKDQCQRFYTPVTANHTAGYFDLIVKRKKDGLMTNHLFGMHVGDTLLFRSVAFKIQYRPNRWKHVGMIGGGTGFTPFLQIVRHALTEPVDSKEVDRTKLSFLFCNRTERHILLGGVFDDLARRFPDRFRMFYTIDLAVDKDKWLEQENHFLGYVTTDMIRRSMPAPEEKNKIIMLCGPDPLLSHVAGTPMSTMSSMSGSLSIQPMATDINNLVSLGGLLKELGYDNTDVYRF, from the coding sequence ATGCGCTTTGCGGTCTCGTGCGTGGCGGGTGCAGTGGGAGCGTgggtgtggcggcggccttcGGGCCAGGATGCGGAGTGCTACCAGGGCATTCAAAACGCGATCACATTCCGCAATCCACAACGCCAAGGGCGGGTCTTCAGCCAGCGCTATGAACCGTACCAGCTGGGCGAGATCATCCCTATCACCGCTGACGTAGCCCTCTTCCGCTTCCTCTTACATAACAGCGAGGATGAGTTTAACTTGAGGCCCTGCTCGACACTACAGGCATGCTACAAGTACGGTGTGCAGCCGAAGGACCAGTGTCAACGCTTCTACACGCCCGTGACGGCAAATCACACAGCGGGCTATTTTGATCTAATCGTGAAACGCAAGAAGGATGGTCTCATGACAAATCACCTGTTCGGCATGCATGTCGGTGATACATTGCTCTTCCGTAGTGTGGCCTTCAAAATCCAATACCGCCCGAACCGATGGAAACACGTGGGTAtgatcggcggcggcaccggcttcACTCCATTTCTGCAGATCGTCCGGCACGCCTTGACGGAGCCAGTGGATAGCAAGGAGGTGGACAGAACGAAACTGTCCTTCCTGTTCTGCAACCGCACCGAGCGGCACATCCTCCTCGGTGGCGTCTTCGATGACCTTGCGAGGCGCTTCCCAGATCGCTTCCGCATGTTCTACACGATCGACCTCGCCGTTGACAAGGACAAGTGGTTAGAGCAGGAAAACCACTTTCTGGGATACGTGACAACCGACATGATCCGCCGCAGCATGCCGGCGCCGGAGGAGAAGAACAAGATCATCATGCTATGCGGACCGgacccgctgctgtcgcacgTGGCCGGCACTCCGATGTCAACAATGTCCTCCATGTCGGGTAGCCTGAGCATCCAGCCCATGGCAACCGACATCAACAATCTCGTCAGTCTCGGCGGCCTTTTGAAGGAGCTCGGCTACGATAACACAGACGTGTATCGCTTCTAG